One segment of Vulpes lagopus strain Blue_001 chromosome 8, ASM1834538v1, whole genome shotgun sequence DNA contains the following:
- the LOC121497579 gene encoding histone H2B subacrosomal variant-like, with protein sequence MARSITRKTRGHQSPISRKKSHSSTDFGHRNYSLYVNRVLKEVVPQRGISSRTLDIMNTLINDIFELISMEACSLMCFRNRCTLTPEDLQKAVYLVLPTKLAKYAVAFGSEAVQRYVHS encoded by the coding sequence ATGGCCAGATCCATCACCAGAAAAACCAGAGGACATCAAAGCCCAATCTCCAGAAAGAAATCACATTCCAGCACCGATTTTGGCCATAGAAATTATTCACTCTACGTAAACAGGGTCCTAAAGGAAGTGGTTCCCCAGAGGGGCATATCATCTCGCACCTTGGACATCATGAACACCCTGATCAATGACATCTTTGAGCTCATTTCTATGGAAGCCTGCAGCCTGATGTGCTTCAGAAATCGCTGTACCCTCACCCCCGAAGATCTCCAGAAGGCAGTGTACTTGGTGTTGCCCACGAAACTAGCTAAGTATGCGGTGGCTTTTGGAAGTGAAGCTGTCCAAAGATATGTCCACTCCTAA